In a genomic window of Callithrix jacchus isolate 240 chromosome 22, calJac240_pri, whole genome shotgun sequence:
- the CXCL17 gene encoding C-X-C motif chemokine 17, with protein sequence MKVLISSLLLLLPLMLMSMVSSSPNPGVARGHRDQGQASRRWLQEGGQECECKDWFLRGPRRKLMTASGLPKKQCPCDHFKGNVKKIRHRRHHRRPNKHSRACQQFLKQCQLTSFALPL encoded by the exons ATGAAAGTTCtaatctcttccctcctcctgctgctgccgCTAATGCTGATGTCCATGGTCTCCAGCAGCCCGAATCCAG GGGTCGCCAGAGGCCATAGGGACCAAGGCCAAGCTTCTAGGAGGTGGCTGCAGGAAGGTGGCCAAGAATGTGAGTGCAAAG ACTGGTTCCTGAGAggccctagaagaaaactcatGACAGCGTCTGGGCTGCCAAAGAAGCAGTGTCCCTGTGATCATTTCAAGGGCAATGTGAAGAAAATAA GACACCGAAGGCACCACAGGAGGCCAAACAAGCATTCCAGAGCCTGCCAGCAATTTCTCAAACAATGTCAGCTAACAAGCTTTGCTCTGCCTTTGTAG